From Halanaeroarchaeum sulfurireducens, a single genomic window includes:
- the mptA gene encoding GTP cyclohydrolase MptA translates to MSHQLPDVQATAPDVRIGLEQVGVTGVEKLVEVAREDDRPYVLMAEFAVTVDLPRERKGLDMSRNMEAIDEVLEEAVSDPIYRVEDMVGQVAEHLLEKHAYTSTATVSMEAEFAVKDVTPASERPTQSTVDILASATAAEGEPTREEVGTRVDGMTVCPCSQGMMEETASEKLTELGLEEGDVEEFLREVPQAGHSQRGHATLAVETAGHPDVDIRDLVDIARDSMSARIYNLAKRPDEDAMTYRAHANARFVEDCVRTMAERVVEECDHLADDAVVTMRQSNDESIHQHNAHAERIATMGQLRDELDRA, encoded by the coding sequence ATGAGCCACCAACTACCGGACGTCCAGGCGACAGCGCCGGACGTCAGGATCGGTCTCGAACAGGTCGGGGTCACGGGCGTCGAGAAACTCGTCGAGGTCGCTCGTGAGGACGACCGTCCCTACGTGCTGATGGCCGAATTCGCCGTCACAGTCGACCTCCCGCGGGAGCGAAAGGGTCTCGACATGAGCCGAAACATGGAGGCCATCGACGAGGTCCTCGAGGAGGCGGTCTCCGACCCGATCTACCGCGTCGAGGATATGGTGGGCCAGGTGGCCGAACACCTCCTCGAGAAACACGCCTACACCTCCACGGCGACGGTCTCCATGGAGGCCGAGTTCGCGGTCAAAGACGTGACGCCGGCGAGCGAGCGACCCACGCAGAGCACCGTCGACATTCTCGCGTCCGCGACGGCGGCGGAGGGCGAACCCACTCGGGAGGAGGTCGGGACGCGAGTGGATGGGATGACGGTCTGTCCCTGTTCGCAGGGGATGATGGAGGAAACCGCCAGCGAGAAACTGACGGAGCTGGGCCTCGAGGAGGGGGACGTCGAGGAATTCTTGCGCGAGGTCCCGCAGGCTGGACACTCCCAGCGTGGTCACGCGACCCTCGCGGTGGAGACGGCCGGGCATCCGGACGTGGACATCCGCGATCTGGTCGACATCGCGCGTGACAGCATGAGCGCCCGCATCTACAATTTGGCGAAGCGACCGGACGAGGACGCGATGACCTACCGGGCACACGCCAACGCCCGATTCGTCGAGGACTGCGTTCGGACGATGGCTGAGCGCGTCGTCGAGGAGTGCGATCACCTCGCGGACGATGCCGTGGTCACGATGCGCCAGTCCAACGACGAGTCGATCCACCAGCACAACGCACACGCAGAGCGCATCGCCACGATGGGTCAGCTACGGGACGAACTCGATCGGGCCTGA
- a CDS encoding NAD(+)/NADH kinase — protein MRVGIVAQRGNARAAYLAADLRDMLVSEGEGVWIDAATAETIDTPGHDVEELSSCDLVVSIGGDGTFLFAARGAGSTPVLGVNLGEVGFLNAVSPDDALEAVRREVERYRESGSVRYREVPRVTATVESEDLTLTPAINEVTIQGEQRGHGQGITYEVRVDGSLYTSADADGVLVATPTGSTAYNLSEGGPLIHPHIDGLVVTDMVGTGSMPPIVVPSDKEIHARIEQGNAVISTDGSNHRYLETPTSVTLSADPEPARVAGPVSDFFQALNKLE, from the coding sequence ATGCGCGTCGGGATCGTCGCCCAGCGGGGGAACGCAAGAGCAGCATATCTCGCTGCAGACCTCCGGGATATGCTCGTCTCGGAAGGCGAAGGTGTGTGGATCGATGCAGCGACAGCGGAAACGATCGACACCCCAGGCCACGACGTCGAGGAACTGTCCAGCTGTGACCTCGTGGTCAGCATCGGCGGAGACGGGACGTTCCTGTTCGCCGCACGAGGCGCTGGATCGACACCGGTGCTGGGCGTCAATCTCGGCGAAGTGGGCTTTTTGAACGCTGTCTCCCCGGACGATGCGCTCGAGGCCGTCCGTCGCGAGGTCGAGCGCTATCGGGAATCCGGGTCCGTTCGCTACCGGGAGGTTCCCCGCGTCACGGCGACCGTCGAGAGCGAGGACCTGACGCTCACGCCCGCGATCAACGAAGTGACGATCCAGGGCGAACAGCGCGGTCACGGGCAAGGAATCACGTACGAGGTTCGCGTGGACGGGTCGCTGTATACCTCCGCCGATGCCGATGGCGTTCTCGTGGCGACGCCGACCGGGAGCACCGCGTACAACCTCTCCGAGGGCGGGCCGCTCATCCATCCACACATCGACGGTCTGGTCGTCACGGACATGGTGGGAACCGGATCGATGCCGCCCATCGTCGTCCCCTCCGACAAGGAGATCCACGCCCGAATCGAGCAAGGGAACGCCGTCATCTCCACGGACGGATCGAACCATCGCTATCTCGAGACGCCGACGAGCGTGACGCTTTCGGCGGACCCGGAACCCGCCCGGGTCGCTGGCCCCGTTTCGGATTTCTTCCAGGCGCTGAACAAACTCGAGTGA
- a CDS encoding KaiC domain-containing protein, which produces MAGPEDEPNGDENEEEEGEEERGEDEEDWFERAIRAGAEIGEDEANWEDEADREVRTGRENEADREGKREGEGKEPSGDEELPPSVPPDSDTATDERGTQGGDFGFDSGDTDQSEESGLDFEEAFDQAPSGDEPADFDVDTDAEGESFGFDLDQGSDEATEFEEEDFETEIPRIDLGVQGLDDMIQVGVPERSLIVAMGGAGSGKTTFALQFLHEALANGNRGVYITLEESYGRVIQSAREKGWEFGRYEDEGRLAVVDLDPVDMANSLTSIRNELPRLIEAFDASRLVLDSVSLLEMMYDDQATRRTEIYDFTRALKDAGVTTMLTSEADADNPFASRYGIIEYLTDAVFVLRHVRPEDFQETRLAIEIQKIRDANHSRETKPFEITNTGLSVYRQANIF; this is translated from the coding sequence ATGGCGGGTCCGGAGGACGAGCCGAACGGGGACGAGAACGAGGAAGAGGAAGGGGAAGAAGAGAGAGGGGAAGACGAAGAGGACTGGTTCGAACGCGCCATCCGAGCGGGAGCGGAGATCGGCGAAGACGAAGCGAACTGGGAAGACGAAGCGGATCGAGAAGTCCGAACGGGCCGGGAAAACGAGGCAGACCGGGAAGGAAAACGAGAAGGCGAGGGAAAAGAACCGTCCGGAGACGAGGAGCTTCCCCCTTCTGTGCCCCCCGACTCGGACACGGCCACGGACGAGCGGGGCACCCAGGGGGGCGACTTCGGTTTCGATAGCGGTGACACGGACCAGTCCGAAGAGTCAGGTCTGGACTTCGAGGAGGCGTTCGACCAGGCACCGTCCGGCGACGAACCGGCCGATTTCGACGTGGATACGGATGCCGAGGGCGAGTCGTTCGGCTTCGACCTGGACCAGGGGTCCGACGAGGCCACCGAGTTCGAAGAAGAGGATTTCGAGACAGAGATTCCGCGCATCGACCTCGGTGTGCAGGGACTGGACGACATGATCCAGGTCGGCGTCCCGGAACGGTCGCTGATCGTGGCGATGGGCGGCGCGGGATCGGGGAAGACCACCTTCGCGCTACAATTCCTCCACGAGGCGCTCGCAAACGGCAACCGGGGCGTGTACATCACCCTCGAGGAGAGCTACGGCCGCGTCATCCAGAGCGCCAGGGAGAAGGGGTGGGAGTTCGGGCGCTACGAGGACGAGGGCCGACTCGCCGTCGTTGACCTGGACCCAGTCGACATGGCGAACAGTCTCACGAGCATTCGAAACGAGCTTCCACGGTTGATCGAGGCCTTCGACGCGTCGAGGCTGGTACTTGATTCCGTCTCGCTTTTGGAGATGATGTACGACGATCAGGCGACTCGACGGACGGAGATCTACGATTTCACGCGGGCGCTCAAGGATGCTGGCGTGACCACCATGCTCACCAGCGAGGCCGATGCCGACAACCCCTTTGCGTCCCGGTATGGCATCATCGAGTACCTCACGGACGCGGTGTTCGTCCTCCGGCACGTCCGTCCCGAGGATTTCCAGGAGACGCGTCTGGCGATCGAGATCCAGAAGATCCGCGACGCCAACCACTCCCGTGAGACCAAGCCCTTCGAGATCACGAACACCGGCCTCTCCGTCTACCGGCAGGCGAATATCTTCTAG
- a CDS encoding TrkH family potassium uptake protein, whose protein sequence is MPWRVDWKASVALLGTGLKYLAVTMVIPLVVAIVYTEDIWVFALSIGIVTTAGYVLERGDADPDLGPREALLFVTLAWLMAAVVGAIPYLLAGYGTASTLAHPVNALFESMSGFTTTGATVMGEISTEQHSHAVLMWRQLTQWLGGMGIIVLMIAILPEVAVNGAQLMDSEAPGPSLQKLTPRIAETARVLWLIYLGFTVVYVGILYGLHLLGYAPNMNLFNAVAHGFTTLPTGGFSPQADSIAAFSAVVQWVVIPFMVIAGVNFALFGQVLQGEAEAMLENSELRVYTGAIAVLIAVLSVVLVRGAAPPLELGGVTEGFHENTLRQAAFQIGSLLNSTGYATADFAQWDTNAQIVLLFAMFIGGSAGSTGGGVKVVRWVVVMKTIRRELVTTAYPDVVKPVRLGGSVVDEDAISGIMVFTLSYILLFGFSAVFIALDTSRIGIQLSVLESVSASLATIGNIGPGFGRLGPFGSYLFFSDASKLLMVFLMWVGRLEIVPVLAIFLSAIEN, encoded by the coding sequence ATGCCGTGGCGAGTGGATTGGAAAGCGAGTGTCGCGCTTCTCGGCACTGGACTCAAATACCTCGCGGTGACCATGGTCATCCCACTCGTTGTCGCGATCGTATACACCGAAGACATCTGGGTATTTGCGCTCTCGATTGGTATTGTTACGACAGCTGGATACGTGCTTGAGCGGGGTGACGCCGATCCGGATCTCGGTCCACGGGAGGCGCTGTTGTTCGTTACGCTGGCATGGCTCATGGCGGCTGTCGTCGGAGCGATCCCGTATCTTCTCGCCGGATACGGGACTGCCTCGACGCTGGCCCATCCCGTCAACGCGCTCTTCGAGTCGATGAGTGGCTTCACGACGACGGGAGCGACCGTGATGGGGGAAATCAGCACGGAGCAACACTCTCACGCAGTACTGATGTGGCGACAGCTCACGCAGTGGCTGGGTGGGATGGGAATCATCGTATTGATGATCGCCATCCTTCCCGAAGTCGCCGTCAACGGGGCACAGCTGATGGATTCGGAAGCACCGGGACCGTCTCTCCAGAAGCTCACTCCGAGGATAGCGGAAACCGCCCGCGTCCTCTGGCTGATCTATCTCGGCTTCACGGTCGTGTACGTCGGCATACTCTATGGACTGCACCTGCTCGGCTATGCCCCGAATATGAATCTGTTCAATGCGGTCGCGCACGGCTTTACGACCCTGCCGACTGGCGGTTTTTCGCCGCAGGCCGATAGTATTGCCGCGTTCTCGGCGGTCGTCCAGTGGGTAGTGATCCCGTTCATGGTCATCGCGGGCGTAAACTTCGCACTGTTTGGACAGGTCCTGCAAGGTGAAGCGGAGGCCATGCTCGAAAATTCGGAGTTGCGCGTCTATACCGGGGCGATCGCCGTGTTGATCGCTGTCTTGTCCGTCGTGTTGGTCCGTGGTGCAGCCCCGCCGCTCGAACTGGGTGGGGTGACCGAGGGATTTCACGAGAACACCCTTCGCCAGGCTGCCTTCCAGATCGGGTCGCTTTTGAATTCCACCGGGTATGCGACGGCGGATTTCGCCCAGTGGGACACGAACGCACAGATCGTCCTGTTGTTCGCGATGTTCATCGGCGGATCGGCAGGATCGACGGGCGGCGGCGTCAAGGTCGTCCGGTGGGTGGTCGTGATGAAAACGATCCGTCGTGAACTGGTCACCACCGCATACCCTGACGTCGTCAAACCAGTCCGACTCGGTGGTAGTGTCGTCGACGAGGACGCGATCAGCGGCATCATGGTGTTTACGCTGTCCTACATCCTCCTCTTCGGATTTTCGGCGGTATTCATCGCACTCGATACATCCCGGATCGGAATCCAACTCTCCGTGTTAGAATCGGTCAGCGCCTCCCTTGCAACGATCGGAAATATTGGCCCCGGTTTCGGTCGGCTGGGTCCGTTTGGCAGTTATCTGTTCTTTTCCGATGCCTCGAAGCTGTTGATGGTCTTTTTGATGTGGGTCGGGCGACTGGAGATCGTCCCTGTTCTGGCGATCTTCCTCTCTGCTATCGAAAACTAA
- a CDS encoding MFS transporter: MGIRTGLGELRGDGRGWTLLAIAVGWVFILGGRFLVPAVLPQVKAAFDASDFEVGVAITVIWAAYALMQSPGGLLIDRFGERRLLAGSLLLTAASILVLGTAPVFLAFLVGSCVFGLASGLYGPARGTALSRTFPENDGTAIGITLAAGAVGSAALPFLAGALVGTYSWRLIVGGLLPPLALAGLLVWLTVPETANGAAQVSPGRLVRDVTNAIRNRGIVIATAGVTLIMFAYQGLTAFLVTYLVAIKEFDQTTAAAVLSLFFIGGAISQIVSGTLSDRFGDRPVLVGVAALNVPLLVALPFLEGVIPIAALSLLLGTRNGVMPVSNAYTIAVLPDRVTGATWGVLRTGFFLLGAAGSTVVGAMADADLFDESFFVLAALTAAAALIYAFLPDRATSRGG; this comes from the coding sequence ATGGGAATCCGGACTGGCCTCGGTGAACTCCGGGGTGACGGCCGTGGCTGGACGCTTCTGGCTATCGCCGTTGGGTGGGTGTTCATCCTGGGCGGACGGTTTCTCGTTCCCGCGGTCCTTCCGCAGGTGAAGGCGGCCTTCGACGCGTCTGATTTCGAGGTCGGTGTGGCGATAACTGTCATTTGGGCGGCCTACGCCCTGATGCAATCCCCGGGCGGCCTGTTGATCGACCGCTTCGGCGAACGACGTCTCCTCGCAGGGAGCCTCCTGCTGACCGCAGCCAGCATACTCGTACTCGGCACCGCCCCGGTGTTTCTCGCCTTCCTCGTCGGCAGCTGCGTCTTCGGACTCGCCAGCGGGCTCTATGGACCGGCCCGTGGGACGGCGCTCTCCCGCACGTTCCCGGAGAACGACGGGACCGCCATCGGAATCACGCTGGCGGCAGGGGCCGTGGGCTCGGCAGCGCTGCCCTTCCTCGCGGGAGCCCTGGTCGGTACGTACAGCTGGCGACTGATCGTCGGGGGACTGTTGCCCCCACTCGCGTTAGCCGGGCTGCTCGTCTGGTTGACCGTCCCGGAGACGGCCAATGGCGCAGCCCAGGTCTCTCCAGGACGCCTCGTTCGGGACGTCACCAACGCAATCCGGAATCGGGGAATCGTCATCGCAACAGCCGGAGTGACGTTGATCATGTTTGCCTACCAGGGGTTGACAGCATTCCTCGTGACCTATCTGGTCGCAATCAAGGAGTTCGATCAAACCACCGCGGCGGCGGTCCTGTCCCTTTTTTTCATCGGTGGTGCGATCTCCCAGATCGTCTCCGGCACCCTCTCCGACCGGTTCGGTGATCGCCCCGTGCTGGTGGGTGTTGCAGCGCTCAATGTCCCACTCCTCGTCGCGTTGCCGTTCCTCGAGGGCGTAATACCCATTGCGGCGCTGTCGCTACTATTGGGTACCCGAAACGGTGTGATGCCCGTCTCGAATGCGTACACCATTGCTGTCCTGCCCGACCGGGTCACGGGAGCCACCTGGGGCGTGCTCCGGACGGGATTTTTCTTACTGGGTGCCGCCGGCTCAACCGTGGTCGGCGCGATGGCTGACGCCGATCTGTTCGACGAGTCCTTTTTCGTCCTTGCAGCGCTAACTGCCGCCGCTGCGCTGATATACGCCTTCCTCCCGGACCGTGCGACGAGCCGGGGCGGCTGA
- a CDS encoding sensor histidine kinase: MTAESGPSSGLKARRKLYDLMRKSLSRTELMDQILDIGAEYLGANHGFVSDIDVSDNRWEIIASTDGPDGPYPEGLVEELGTTLCRHTIDQGEPLALHDVPGQGFEDDIAYQRHGMDLYHGAAIRVRDEIFGTICFVSGESRDEPFTETEVWFVELAAQLLGQALERTHHERQILNRERLIDVLNRVLRHNLRNDMNVIIGSADLIEEQTTGENQTLAAQISETGQNLMELAETARNLEELCRSVPVPRPMDIRPLVDAAVAGVKADQPDASISVTGPDEIVALAAPQLESAVKELLENAANDGGTNPHIEVTIEREDSVALVTVTDSGSGLPDAERMMLESGEESAVEHGSGLGLFLVHWIVTNLDGNIDVVTSDGGSSITIQLPTARIAPVTNS; encoded by the coding sequence ATGACTGCTGAATCCGGGCCTTCGAGTGGACTGAAGGCACGCCGGAAATTGTACGATCTGATGCGAAAATCCCTATCGAGAACGGAGTTGATGGACCAGATTCTCGATATCGGCGCGGAGTATCTCGGTGCAAATCACGGCTTCGTTTCGGATATCGATGTGAGCGACAATCGATGGGAAATAATCGCGTCCACCGATGGACCCGATGGGCCGTATCCAGAGGGGTTAGTCGAGGAACTCGGGACCACGCTTTGCCGCCATACGATCGATCAGGGAGAGCCACTGGCGCTTCATGATGTCCCTGGCCAGGGGTTCGAAGACGATATTGCCTACCAACGACACGGCATGGACTTGTACCACGGCGCTGCGATCCGGGTTCGCGATGAGATCTTCGGCACGATCTGTTTCGTTTCGGGGGAATCCAGGGATGAACCGTTCACGGAGACCGAGGTGTGGTTCGTGGAGTTGGCAGCGCAGTTGCTCGGTCAAGCCCTCGAACGAACCCACCACGAACGACAAATTCTCAACCGGGAGCGACTCATCGACGTCCTCAACCGGGTCTTACGACACAATCTCCGGAACGACATGAACGTCATCATCGGAAGCGCGGATCTCATCGAAGAGCAGACGACAGGCGAGAACCAAACGCTCGCAGCTCAGATATCCGAAACAGGCCAGAACCTGATGGAACTCGCGGAAACTGCCCGAAATCTGGAAGAACTGTGCCGATCGGTACCAGTCCCGCGACCGATGGACATCCGACCCCTCGTCGACGCGGCAGTAGCGGGGGTCAAAGCTGACCAGCCGGATGCGTCGATCTCCGTGACTGGACCGGATGAAATCGTGGCGCTCGCAGCGCCACAACTCGAATCGGCAGTCAAAGAACTCCTGGAGAATGCGGCGAATGACGGCGGAACGAACCCGCATATCGAGGTTACCATCGAGCGAGAAGACTCGGTTGCCCTCGTCACCGTGACGGATTCAGGCTCGGGGCTTCCGGATGCGGAGCGAATGATGCTAGAGTCAGGTGAGGAATCGGCAGTGGAACACGGTAGCGGTCTCGGGTTATTCCTCGTGCACTGGATCGTAACCAATCTGGATGGGAATATCGATGTCGTCACTTCGGACGGAGGAAGCTCCATTACTATCCAGCTTCCAACTGCTCGGATAGCACCGGTAACGAATTCTTGA
- a CDS encoding peptidylprolyl isomerase produces the protein MSDLRATLHTSEGDIEINLFDERAPTTVENFVGLATGEKTWEDPDSGETIEGEPLYDDVPFHRVIEDFMIQTGDPLGTGRGGPGYTFDDEFHEELRHDAAGIVSMANSGPDTNGSQFFITLAPQPHLDDAHAVFGEVTDGMDVVENIGSTPTGRNDEPKTEILLESVTVHR, from the coding sequence ATGAGCGATTTGCGTGCCACCCTGCACACGAGCGAGGGCGACATCGAGATCAACCTCTTCGACGAGCGGGCGCCGACCACCGTCGAGAACTTCGTCGGCCTCGCGACCGGGGAAAAGACCTGGGAGGACCCCGATTCGGGGGAGACGATCGAGGGTGAACCGCTATACGACGACGTCCCGTTCCACCGGGTCATCGAGGACTTCATGATCCAGACGGGCGATCCGCTGGGGACCGGGCGGGGCGGGCCGGGGTACACCTTCGACGACGAGTTCCACGAGGAGCTCCGACACGACGCGGCCGGCATCGTTTCGATGGCGAACAGCGGGCCCGACACGAACGGGTCGCAGTTCTTCATCACGCTCGCGCCCCAGCCCCACCTCGACGACGCCCACGCCGTTTTCGGGGAGGTCACCGACGGCATGGACGTCGTCGAGAACATCGGCTCGACGCCGACCGGCCGCAACGACGAGCCAAAGACCGAGATCCTCCTCGAATCGGTCACCGTTCATCGGTGA
- a CDS encoding DNA double-strand break repair nuclease NurA: MTLDPVHYDGIATLAERIRHDTDPDEQRDVAENVWENALDPLYGDDGAVLEPVDGQARRTGPIDELALQPQIFESVHGVDSGTINPTTFKNGLLVDLAQAAMSATPSSLDVHRNRTYIMTVYSNDVSVDHGMEDWTEFDDGYGRARVVHTSDLARDQERVVHGLALYLAESHHALNNADIVDDLLVLDGPLYPKQTVHWLDRHGTLADLVSEDDLVEAVVANYLHLVERFVDRGVPLVGFVKSPQSQALIRTLRDRGLPTPWATDAAFFARVLERREREGDTDARVRDELTWTNWFRSRLGADGVFGGADQEVGVDRGLAQSAYEVVFFVIYDPRTDLLFKVELPAAFAEREEVRRAIERWAVGEVAAQRGPPLPVAKADELARIDRGQKRELTRRLERGFDTDVDTNYDRERWGI; encoded by the coding sequence ATGACCCTCGACCCCGTCCACTACGACGGGATCGCTACCCTCGCGGAGCGCATCCGCCACGACACTGATCCGGACGAGCAACGGGACGTCGCCGAGAACGTCTGGGAAAACGCCCTCGACCCACTGTACGGCGACGACGGGGCGGTCCTGGAGCCAGTGGACGGCCAGGCCAGACGAACCGGCCCCATCGATGAGCTAGCGCTCCAGCCCCAGATCTTCGAATCGGTCCACGGCGTCGATTCCGGTACAATCAACCCCACGACGTTCAAAAACGGACTGCTCGTCGACCTCGCCCAGGCCGCGATGAGCGCCACCCCCTCCTCGCTCGACGTCCATCGGAACCGGACGTACATCATGACCGTCTACTCGAACGACGTCTCCGTTGATCACGGCATGGAGGACTGGACCGAGTTCGACGACGGATACGGTCGGGCCCGCGTGGTCCACACGTCCGACCTCGCGCGCGATCAGGAGCGAGTGGTCCACGGCCTCGCGCTCTACCTCGCGGAGAGCCACCATGCACTGAACAATGCCGACATCGTCGACGATCTGCTCGTCCTTGACGGCCCGCTGTACCCCAAGCAGACGGTCCACTGGCTGGACCGGCACGGGACGCTCGCCGATCTGGTGAGCGAGGACGACCTCGTCGAGGCGGTCGTCGCGAACTATCTTCACCTCGTTGAGCGGTTCGTCGATCGGGGCGTCCCGCTGGTCGGCTTCGTCAAGAGTCCCCAGTCACAGGCGCTCATCCGGACGCTCCGCGATCGGGGGCTTCCGACCCCCTGGGCGACGGACGCCGCCTTCTTCGCTCGGGTGTTAGAGCGGCGGGAACGCGAGGGGGATACCGACGCACGCGTCCGCGACGAACTCACCTGGACGAACTGGTTCCGCTCGCGACTGGGTGCAGACGGCGTCTTCGGTGGCGCGGACCAGGAGGTCGGCGTCGACCGTGGGCTCGCGCAGTCGGCGTACGAAGTCGTCTTTTTTGTGATCTACGATCCGCGGACCGACCTCCTGTTCAAAGTCGAACTCCCGGCAGCGTTCGCAGAGCGGGAGGAGGTCCGCCGTGCCATCGAGCGCTGGGCGGTCGGCGAAGTGGCGGCCCAGCGGGGCCCCCCGTTGCCCGTGGCGAAGGCCGACGAACTGGCCCGCATCGACAGGGGCCAAAAACGGGAACTCACGCGCCGCCTCGAACGGGGATTCGACACCGACGTCGACACGAATTACGACCGGGAGCGCTGGGGGATCTGA
- a CDS encoding ATP-binding protein, giving the protein MSDLGDFSEYDTGENVPGDAGENVTADTGEASTDEAKNDFDRVTVSETGRDRGIGSLAVTEGLRIDQDRQEIALRAYVTADNRSSIRLGTYLLVPYPGEETLFCRIEGLEYAQEFESDDATEIHARRAMRSSGIDERDYKFLADLDPVAILSPEDGELRRRMPDRVPKPETVVRHADDREKIKTGLNIPEDGVFLGHLAVGGERVTTRADPPTIDYRLDDGSEGVDPLVFRHVLVAGGTGSGKTHTAKNVLRQYLHEDRRYELEAGGGRAPRTAVVQFDPQDEYAQMHDDNPEATTDDERSWEAQGLSYGGHDDTVAFVPQVGSATYAASHHRAEQQAFTIPFSMVRGNPWLVAGSQLNDHQYTGLQHLLDRFFDSHGSDGTYEEFTAFLDDPALREELDESGRVHEATYDAVKRRVHGIPQGVFDQDARPITDMVEAFVRPGRLSVVPTYHVTSSRAAEMVVLAVASLLVDQKLSNDPRYDRIKETPLIVGMDEAHNFLAGADTVQARQVLGKFTEAAKQGRKERLGLFLVTQDPQDIADAVFKQVNTRIVLNLGDEDAIASVNLPRELEEKVPYMERGQMAVYSPDNSEPVEVIGLPTCLTRHGRR; this is encoded by the coding sequence ATGAGCGACCTGGGGGACTTCTCCGAGTACGACACCGGCGAAAACGTGCCCGGAGACGCGGGCGAGAACGTGACCGCAGACACGGGCGAGGCGAGCACGGACGAAGCAAAAAACGACTTCGACCGTGTCACGGTTTCGGAGACCGGCCGGGATCGCGGCATCGGATCGCTGGCTGTCACGGAGGGACTCCGCATCGATCAGGACCGCCAGGAGATCGCCCTCCGCGCCTACGTGACCGCGGACAATCGATCGTCGATCCGACTCGGCACGTACCTGCTCGTGCCGTACCCCGGAGAGGAGACGCTGTTCTGTCGCATCGAGGGCCTGGAGTACGCCCAGGAGTTCGAAAGCGACGACGCGACCGAAATTCACGCGAGACGGGCGATGCGCTCCTCGGGTATCGACGAGCGAGATTACAAGTTCCTCGCGGACCTCGATCCCGTCGCCATCCTGTCGCCCGAGGACGGCGAACTCCGCAGGCGCATGCCGGATAGAGTACCGAAGCCCGAGACGGTAGTCCGCCACGCCGACGACCGGGAAAAGATCAAGACGGGGCTGAACATTCCCGAGGACGGCGTGTTCCTGGGCCACCTGGCGGTCGGCGGCGAGCGCGTCACGACCCGGGCGGACCCGCCGACCATCGATTACCGCCTCGACGACGGTTCGGAGGGAGTGGACCCGCTCGTCTTCAGACACGTACTCGTCGCCGGCGGGACCGGGTCGGGGAAAACACACACCGCGAAGAACGTTCTCAGACAGTACCTCCACGAGGACCGCCGCTACGAACTCGAGGCGGGCGGCGGGCGTGCACCGCGCACGGCGGTCGTCCAGTTCGACCCCCAGGACGAGTACGCCCAGATGCACGACGACAACCCCGAGGCGACGACAGACGACGAGCGGTCCTGGGAGGCCCAGGGGCTGTCGTACGGAGGCCACGACGACACCGTCGCGTTCGTCCCCCAGGTCGGCTCGGCGACGTACGCCGCGTCCCACCACCGCGCCGAACAGCAGGCGTTCACGATCCCCTTCTCGATGGTCCGGGGGAACCCCTGGCTGGTGGCCGGATCACAGCTCAACGACCACCAATACACCGGACTCCAGCACCTCCTCGACCGCTTTTTCGACTCGCATGGTTCGGACGGGACCTACGAGGAGTTTACGGCGTTCCTCGACGACCCCGCTCTCCGAGAGGAACTCGACGAGTCGGGGCGGGTCCACGAGGCAACCTACGACGCGGTCAAGCGGCGGGTGCATGGCATTCCCCAGGGCGTCTTCGATCAGGACGCGCGACCGATCACGGACATGGTCGAGGCGTTCGTCCGGCCGGGCCGCCTCTCGGTTGTCCCGACCTATCACGTCACCTCCTCCCGGGCCGCCGAGATGGTGGTCCTCGCGGTCGCAAGCCTCCTCGTGGATCAGAAGCTCTCGAACGACCCCCGGTACGACCGCATCAAGGAGACGCCGCTGATCGTGGGGATGGACGAGGCGCACAACTTCCTCGCGGGAGCCGACACCGTGCAGGCCCGCCAGGTTCTCGGGAAATTTACCGAGGCGGCCAAACAGGGCCGCAAGGAGCGCCTCGGTCTGTTCCTCGTCACCCAGGATCCCCAGGACATCGCCGACGCCGTCTTCAAACAGGTCAACACGCGGATCGTGCTCAATCTCGGCGACGAGGACGCCATCGCGAGCGTCAACCTGCCGCGCGAACTCGAAGAGAAGGTCCCGTACATGGAGCGGGGCCAGATGGCGGTGTACTCCCCGGACAACTCCGAACCGGTCGAGGTCATCGGGTTGCCGACGTGTCTGACCCGCCACGGCAGACGGTGA